The genomic window GACAACATACCTCATCAATAGGCGCCGTTGTGTCCAAATCGGACCACTCGTTCTCTTGACGAAAACGTTTCACGATGTCAATGTGTGGCGAAGTGGACGCCAATGAACGAGGATAAACGAAATTGCGCTTTGATGGTGTAGCACCTGCAATATGCAAGggaaatttctatattttacgCTGCAAATTCAACTGCAACGTAATTTACCTGTTGGCGCGTACGTCTTAAGCTCACTCTGCTTAAATTTGTCCACATCGTTGACGCAAGTGCCCATCTGCTCTTTGTAAGTGTTTGCATAATTCAGCACATTTTGCTGCGAGGCGTTGATTAAGCCAGACGTAACAGCCACATGTTGCTTGAAACGGTGGGCATCTTCCGTAAGACTCGCCTTTACATCATTAGTAGCTTCGTCAAGTTTCGATTCGCTCTCCACACGTGCGCGCTTCACTTCGTCCACATATGTTCCAAGTGTTTTCTGTGTGCATTCCAAATGTGTGGCGGCCGTAGTGGTGAACTCAACGATGCGCACGCAGCCATCTTGTTGCATGCTGCTGAGCTGCTCCTTGAGCGTTGTCTCTGCAGTTGATTGTTGTTCGTTGCATTTCAGTGTTTCGGCAGTTTGCTTTTCGAACTCTTGTTGCGTTGCCACGTTCTCATTGCAACTCTCCTCGCAATGGTTTTGCGCAAATGTTGAGCTCTGTTCTAAGCGTTCGATGGTTGAATATATGTTATCTTCTAATTTTACCGTTAGCGTGTTAATGGCGTCAGCGCGTGTTCTTCGGCTCGTGTAGGATTTCTCTTtcaagttcttcaatttttcaatGATTTCCTCCATTATTGTACGTTCTTCGGCAGCTGCTGTGCGCTCATTTTCTATTTCGACATGCATTAGTGCCAAATGTTGTATGCTGGTTTCGGAGATCTGTTTAGTTTCAGCAATACATTCCGTTAGTTTTTGGGTATGCGCTTGTAgattttgcgatttttcttGTAGATTTTCTACAACAGTTTTACACATCTTTTCGGTGTTTGCCTTTTGTTGCTCTGTGTACCGCACTAAATCTTGCAGTTTCTCTTGCATTTGTGCAATCATTTCGATTTGTTTACTCTCCAACTCCTTAAACAGATTggtaagtttaattttttgttcgcTGCTGGCATCGCCAAGCGCTTGTGAGCATTTTTCAATGATGGTGCTTGTGGATGCAAGCGATTCTTTGCATAAATCGTTGACTTTCTGTATTTTCATGCCGCTTTCATTTACCAGCTTCTTGTGAGCATTTGAGGTGTTAGCTGTAATAAcgataatatttaatattctaaatttttattacatttaaacaaattaagctTACCAAATTCTTCTAGAAGCATTTTAGTGCATGAATCTTGTTTCTCTTTCAGAGTGCTTAAACTACTGTCCATTAATTCGAAGTTATCATGCATACGTTCGGCAAAACGTTCACAAGCAGTTTGGATTTTTACATCAACATCTTTTCTGCGCTCAATTGTActctatttataaaaaaattgttaaacaaaattgaaggaaaaaatattaaaattttacatacatgtaACTGATGTGTGTCTTTTGTGGCAATGTCGGCAACATCTAAAATTTCCAATGCCTGATTCGTCAGCACTTGCTCGGTTTTCATGTGCGATTGCAGCAAAACCTTCTTCTCCTTATAACGTCGTTTGGTGCTATTGAGTATCTACAAATATAGatgtacaataaatttatttgattttgttttgcttataaaaaaatatatgcatatacatatgtatgtaaattttatttacccGTTTTGTCTGCTGCAATGCGCCTTGCGTCTGATTGAGATTTTGTTCCGTGCGCTTCAACTCTTCGGTTTTCTCCACCAAATTTAAGCTAACCTCAGTAAAGATACGTTCTTTATTTTGTAGCTCATCCTTTAATGCTTTCAAAAGCAACATTTTCTCATTTAATTCTCGATTCTGTGAATCCATTTTCAACGTCATTTCGTTGTATGTGTCCTCCGCTAAGTAAATGCCATTTTTGTCTCTTGCCGCAATTAAATCCCGTTTCAGCTTATCAATCTCCTCGGTGTACTCTTTGAGCACAGTTTTCTTTGTTAGTTTTTGGTTTACCTCTggtttattttgtatgtttttagcGCGATGTGCGTATTCCAATGTGCTCAATGTCTCCTCAATATCTTTATGGCCAGGTGAGATAGTGGCAATTATGGATGTTTTCGTGCGACCACctagttaataaatttaatattcataaatgataaattcataattcgttattttaaaaactcacCCAACGATTCTTGCAGCAGACGAGTTAGTTTGGATTCTCGGTATGGTATGTGTGGTGTGCGTTCTACTAGAGCAGTGATGACACGTCCCAAAGTCAACAGACTTTGATTTATATTTACGGTTTCTCTAGCACGTATGCCTTTCTCATTACCCGCTTTGGATACGTTTTCACTGCCCGCTAAatctactaaatttaatttgccGATTTTCAACATTTCCTCGCCATCTATGCCATTCTCACGTATATGCACCAGAATCGAGAATACTGTGTGCGATCGTGACGATTGCGCATTCATTAATGTTGTAGCTGTTTTTCGTCGTTCTTTACCCTTTTCCAAAAGCTTATATACATCATCTTTGCTATGCACTGGTATCTCTTCCAAGCCTTGTATGATAACTGACCCTTTCTTTGTGCTATCGTCAAAGATACGTATTTTTACACTATCATCTGATGATAGCAAATCGCATAATTCCTCATTATACAATTCCAAATAAGAAATACGCATCGAAAATTCCATTTCCAACATACGTAACTCGTCGAATAGATGACTCAGAGCGCGTGGTATAATACCAATGTCAGAAtccttaaaaacaaaaaagttgccCATAAGTTTAACTGCATTCTAATGTATTTTATAATCAGTAGTAGCGTTCCAATTAAGTTCAGGTAGAGATTTTAAATAGCCACATTTCAAGGCTATTTATTTTGCCTTTTCAACAAACTGGTTTTTCACCCACATATGCGATTAAGCTGCTAACACAAACCCTTTTCAAAGTCATTAATGCAGAAAATTATACTTACGTCTTCCCAAGACGACTTCAACTCGGCGCATTCAGTGCCCACCATTGTGTGCGTTTTTCCCGTACCAGTTTGTCCATAAGCGAATACAGTACAGTTGTAGCCGGACAATACCTCCTCAATAAGAGGCGCCACAACTGTGCTGTAGACATCTGCTTGGCGTGAATCTGTACCAAATACGCGatcaaatgtaaattttttggtCAGCTTCGATTCAATTGTATGCCTTGCTACGATTTCACGATGTGAAACCGTTTCAATTACTTCCGCGGATCGTATACATCGTTCTCGTGCATTTAAAGGCCTAAACAGCATATATAAAGTTTAAATGACACATTTGGTTTTTCAGAGGAGGCAAAATGTTTGTTACTTACCTAACGCGCACATAAACTTGAATATTTTGATTCGATATTTTGCGTGGCTGCTGGTTCGATGCATTATTATTTGCACCTGAAGAAGTGTTCATCGccatgaaattatttaataaaagtttaataaatacACCAAATACAAAGGAAAAAGTTCGCTACAGTTTCGCTGCTATTTACGTATTCCAATCGGCTGAATTCGAAACGACCGTTTGAAATGCTTCGTTCAATTTCGTACAGCTGGCCGAATACAAAGTGCTGCCAATAAACGCAGTGTTGCTTAGAAACGAAAGTGATGCCATTTTGAATGTCAAGCggcgaaatattaaaattggttTTAACTAGTTTTGGTAGACATTTAGTTGAATTATTTTGTGTGaacattgtaaatataaaataaagtaaatattaatatagATTCTAGTGTCGTGTCAGTGTAAATATATGATCTTAAAACAAGTTGTGGTCAAAAATATCgcgtttcataaaatttttctttgaattttatttgctaatacagcaataacaaaaacgtaTGTATTTGTGAGGAAGATGGCGGAAGTTATAATTCATTTGGCAGGAACTAGCAGctgatgaaaattaaatttaaatattgtatattatctGATTCAATATCTACTGGATCCATCAAGTTCCATATGTTGATTAGTGTGGTTTGATAAAATACCAAGTCCAATTATAAAAATGCCTTTAAAGAGCTCATAGTTCCATTAAGTTATCGGATGCTCCTTAGCATTATACCTgaggttatttttttataaaatgaatgTGTTCCCGCTAAACGAGTGGAAGCGGTGGCTCGACGTATGGTTTTTGTAGTGTGTACTTGTCGAAGTAAACCTTCAACCACCACAAATTCAGTACAGTATTTCGAAAGTTTGTGAAAGATTGGAATTGGTTAATTTTCACGTCCCATCAACAAGTATTTCtaataacagaaaaaattgGAACTGAAGGTAAGCctgatttacatatatgtatatactgacaGGAAATGGATATTTTAAACTTgactattttttaaacttttaagaTCTCAGaaacatatgtagtatattcaagtaatttttttacagcATTACTGCAAACTTCTGAGGTTCTATTTTACTCAAGGAGCTGAATGAACTAAGAAGaaaaaatcagtttattgaATGTTAAACTCGgtaatatattcatacatacatacatatgtatatcttcaaACGTTCTAGGGATTAAATAACTCTCTACGGTTagtatattttatgttaaaGTATACTTAATGAGGTTGAGTCGCGCCTTAAAGATGTTGGTAAGCTAGAGTATTATTGCCGAATAGAGATCGGTAACTAAAAACTTAAAGCTGTGAGCTAAATGTAATTAATgtaataatttcattataatttcaaaatctaCTTCGTCTGAAAGTCCAAAATTCAAGTCCGAATTGTTGCACCTTCTTCTACTTttattatatgtgtgtatgcatgtatttcaTTCTcactcaaaaataaatttcactcaAAATATTCCTAAATAACACTCAGTGTCTTTCGGATCGGCTTCTggcagtcaaataaaaaaaaaaataaataaataaaaacaaataagttaagataaaaataatatgaagatatttaatatttatttatttttaatgcctTGACAATTGCATTTTGCCCATTTTGGCAACGAATAACTCAAATtccaaatacaatattttgctgaGCATGAGAGACACATACATACctgtgtatgcatatacaaatgGTTTCATTTGAGCCATATCTCGCTCACAAAAGTTAGCACCGATCGCCAGCTCCACGCTCCAAACCAAGTTGTGAGCTCAGCCAAGAGTTTAGTTACTAAAAGTCGTCGGTTTGCGTTAACGTCTTGCGCGGACGATCATGTGTTCGAGTAAATTGTGAAAATTCGTTGttgtctttatatttttttttgtttggtttaacCAAATATTAGCTCAAAGAAGAAAGCAAAGCATACTTTTCATTACATTGCAGTGCGGACATCCGTAATTCTTaggaaaatacgaaaaatatagTGTTTGCAATATTTTGTGCATTTCGCAAGAGTGCAAGTGGAGAAACACGAATGCGACACCACCGGTGACGTTCAAAAAGTCATCAAAAGGCAAAAGCCAAAGCAAGTTTTACGCAAATAGATACACACGTACATAATGCTCTGCATGGGTATACTTACATAGTGAATATAAACAAATTCGGTGCATATTTTACTCGCATTGCGGCGTTTTTCTGCTTTAATCGCGTTTTCTGGTGGCAAATGCCATTTGTGCACGACGCTgatcatacttacatacatacctacatatagaCTAAAAGTAAGTTAGAGCGAgttacgaaaaaattttcagttactGTGTGAATACTAAAGGTGTTATATGGCTTTTGAACTAATTTAGTGATTGAAACgtgcttttttggcattttgTTAATTCAGTTGGGTAATGGCTTTTAACTGCATAATCGACTATATGGAATTTGAATGAAAGGATAAGGCATATAATAgttgaaaatgaaaacatttttatttaagattcttgtatacattattatttacatatatttatatatgcatgtatgtgtaaagGGTGTtagaaaattgcaacaaaacaaTAGCCAACTGATATGCCAGAGAAATGTGGCGCGTAGCTATTTTCGCAACAAGAAAAACCTGACGAACAGGTAGTAAACAGCGgcgtataaaaacaaaaacaaaaagaaaaaaacaggaaaaaagaATAAGAATGGTAAATGATAGAGAACAGCGAGCGGCGCGCTGAcgtttgttaaaatattttagtgagAACAAGTATGTAGATACacttctatatatgtacatacatacgttatgtacatttatgtatgtaccgaAGTccatttgtgaatttatttataGCAGATTTTACTATGCGATGGATGCCTACTTGTCAGTTGCTTACTTCACCCAAGAAGAATCTCAGCTTCTTTTATTGTCTTGTGGTTTGGTCTTCGCCCATtgtttgcacacacacacatgcatacactcGAATACTTGACGCATGTACATCCACATAATTTATTAACAAGTTCGCTTTAGTTTGTAACTCAAGACTTGctgttttattgttattgtaccTATTTCGTTTTTCGaccgcatttgttgttgttaaccacATTTATAGACTCTATCAGCGACACATTGACTGTTCGAATTCCAAATAGTCTAACgtacgtatgtatttgtgtatatagcCGCTAGATAAGCATTGTATTTGGCCAGCATGAGAAACGTGATCTAGTAATTTGCACAAAACTCTCTACAGctgaaaaatgaaaacaaatcagTCTTCTCGCACTCCGTCAAGGGGTGCGGTGTAGTTTCACAACACGACTCAAGCGCTTAGAAATCACGTACAAAAGCGGATATAACCATAGAAGTCATAATGTGTTCTTAGCATGAGAATTTGGCAACAATGATGAACAAGTTGCTATTGATTTGTGTATATTTCGGGGAAGTCGGTGGGGGTTTTGCGCATGCGAGTACCTCGGATGAAAGATACAAAGTGACTATTCATGGACCGGCGTCAGTGGGTTGTTTTCAAGCAACAGACCTTTCCGCAAATATAATGATTTAAAAATGCGCCAACAGTTTTCATGTTTCCCGTTCTGAGAGGTTCTAAGAAAAGTGGCCAGTTATCGGTCCAATTAGTTCTAACTGGTCAGGACTTTAGTTTGGTCAAAGTTGACCGATTTTCGGTGGTCTACAAAGCCGAACTATACAGAAAATGTGATTTCCTATGATATCCAACCCTAAACTTGGTCAATAATTGGTGGTTGCGAGTACCCCATTTGAAATCAAATTAACGTTGAGTTCTGTCCACGAATAATTCTAACAACCACTTTTATGAAAAATGATGAGTTATTACTCCTAGAATCTCTATGTCCTCAGAAGTTCAATCCAACTGCAGTTACTTGAAGCGTTCCAGCCATTTCAGAACGGTTAACGATGTTCCAGGTTACCGACGGAGGTAGTGCAAATATTATAACACTTACGAGACAATAACGGTTGGGTCAATTACAACTTACGAATCCTTACCTAATATGTTATGTATGACGTTTTCCCTTTAAAATTGTAATCAGAAACACTGAAGAGTCAGTACGAAATAGAAAGAACTTCTCAAAGTTGATTATAAGtgtaggttagattaggttaagaGCTGGATCCTAACTGGTATTTCATTAGGACAGCTTAGGACTTCGGTCTATTAAGGTGCTTAAATCttctatatattaataataagcaCCTCATAACATGACAGAGCGCTTTGCTGAAATGTATCACTCTCAGTTTAAAAAGAGCTGGACAATGTTTAAGAAAGTGCTTGGATCTTCCCATTTCATCTTCTTGCATACAACTTTGATATGAATACCTATTGTCTAAAAAGAACTCCTATGAATCCTTTCTCACGACTGTCGGCTTTAAGTAGCCGATACGGAACCGGATTTAAATACGGCCAATGACTTTCAGCTCGGCACCATGCCTCAAACTTAGTTCAGCAATTCTTCCTggcgccacaacaacaacaacttctaCGAATACTGCAATGTGAAGATTGCTAAGGGCAAGCAGCTCAGTATATTTCCTGCGTTCTAAGGTCAAAAGCATCTCTCAGTCGCTTTTAAGCTGGCCTTCGATCAACGCAAGGTTCATGGGTCCAGTGCTAGGTTTAGTGGAAGATCCAACTTGTTGCCTTTCTGATGTGTGCGGCACAAGATGTCACCTCTTTCTGGCAGTTACCAGCGATTCTGCTATGACCAGACACTTGATAATGAGTACAtagcttgatgctatttctAGTGAGGACACACACTCGTTGTCTAACTTTGATGTACAACTAGCAAGCTCACCGCTTGTATTGCCGCACGGCAGTCGTAGTGAATGCTCACCTACCTGAAAGAGCCTGTACTTCGGATCAGTACGTCTACTGCTACTTTAAAAGTAGCCACTTCCGTCTGAAAAACACTTTAGTGGTCCGGTAACCTAAAGCTAAGCTTGATGTAGAGCTCCATACAGAAGACTCTTCCTCCAACCCTCATTCCCAGCTTCGACCTAACCGTGTAAAGGTGTCTTAGCTTTCAGGGACGCAGTTGAAAAAGGCAAAAAGCTATTACTAAATGTGGTTTCAGACTGCGCGTCTTGGGAAGATTGATATCTTTTTCATATTAAACATAGAAGTAATTAACGCGATCAGCGAATCTAATTTTCTCAAGCTCAAAGCCCAATAATCTATTGCTTGCGATGGTATTTTTATGGTTActctattttatttacttcaagaTATCACCAAACCCGAGTTTGgttccttttgttttttttcaagtttgatATAGTCATATTTGGGGTTATTTTTTGGAATCTAAAATGGCTTGACCCACATTCAAATTCACAGATTTGAATTATCTTTCAGCAGAAAtccataataataaataaagatatgcaaatatttgccaAGAACCAAAAGAGAAATCTGTccaaaattgagaaaaaaataacatagttagtaaaatacaataacaacaaaatacatattaattaaGTATGAAAATGAACAAAGGaactataaatataagtatacatttaaatatttcgatCAAGAGAAATGAAAAGCGACTAAAAAAGAAGAAGGGAGAAATGGCAAGCAAGCAAAACGAATGCTTATACTTTGGTTTAGACAAGGTTTGGCAATTTCTTTTTTCGCTTCTACTTTTTCTGTTTGACCATTATGAGCGGAATCCGGTAGAGCACATCCGCACCAGTCGTTTTCTTTggtgtaatcaaaaatattggtATACCCTACATGTTATAATTGCACTGTTGAGATATTGAGTGATAAATCCCTGACATGTGATCTCGAAATTTCCTCggttaaatttgttaatttaagtAAGCTGGGTAACATTTGGTAACAGATTTTCTATATTTTGGTGTAGTATCTTGCGAATctcatttttgataaatttttgggagaaaaagtgaagtaaatatgAGTTCATTAAGTTTTTGGCAGAGATATGTTCACTTATAATTCGGTTTTCTGGAAAAACTAGAGCGAGTAGAAATAAgtaggtaaataattttctgtttCGTTCCATCATATTTTTGTTAGCAATTACATTCAGCCCTAGAAACTAAGCTAAACGCCTGTAGGGTATATGTCCAACCATTCTTCATTTCGCTTGCATGATTTTACTTCTTGTTTCTTCCTGCATTTTCCATTTACAACATTTGGGGCAATATGATCCACATTTCAACACATTCGTGAGCGCTTGAAATTCAAGCCAAAACATTGAAGAAATGCGAACTTCAGTTAACCATGAGTTCATTTGCCCATAAGTGGTGGTGGCGATGAGAATGGACGAACAACTAGTAAACTATTTTCGCGCCActtaccacaacaacaacttcagcaAATAACTTACAATTCATTTTATACTTCAAGCATGAAACGCGTACTTCAATTGCCACTGCGCATGCGCCGCTACCTCAACCGCTGCTTGCCGCTGTTAACTCAAGCGTTTGGCGCCACGCTGCATCAACGCGCGAGGGAATTAAATactagaaaaaatcacaaaaaccaACTCTTTAAGTGCTTATAAATACCGTCTTATAATAATGTTGCGCTTTGTTTTACTCTCGTAACATTttatttggtgttgttgttattctggTAGTCGGTGGGCCGGCTGGCTGGCTGGTTGCTTACAAATGCAGCGTCAAGTCGCCGCGCGTCGTTGGTGGTGTCTTAGATACGGCAAATAATTAAGTGCCATCATAAAAACATTAAAGACACTTTTGTAACGGAAGCTTAGCGAGTTCACACGCTC from Bactrocera tryoni isolate S06 chromosome 5, CSIRO_BtryS06_freeze2, whole genome shotgun sequence includes these protein-coding regions:
- the LOC120777553 gene encoding kinesin-like protein Klp61F — translated: MAMNTSSGANNNASNQQPRKISNQNIQVYVRVRPLNARERCIRSAEVIETVSHREIVARHTIESKLTKKFTFDRVFGTDSRQADVYSTVVAPLIEEVLSGYNCTVFAYGQTGTGKTHTMVGTECAELKSSWEDDSDIGIIPRALSHLFDELRMLEMEFSMRISYLELYNEELCDLLSSDDSVKIRIFDDSTKKGSVIIQGLEEIPVHSKDDVYKLLEKGKERRKTATTLMNAQSSRSHTVFSILVHIRENGIDGEEMLKIGKLNLVDLAGSENVSKAGNEKGIRARETVNINQSLLTLGRVITALVERTPHIPYRESKLTRLLQESLGGRTKTSIIATISPGHKDIEETLSTLEYAHRAKNIQNKPEVNQKLTKKTVLKEYTEEIDKLKRDLIAARDKNGIYLAEDTYNEMTLKMDSQNRELNEKMLLLKALKDELQNKERIFTEVSLNLVEKTEELKRTEQNLNQTQGALQQTKRILNSTKRRYKEKKVLLQSHMKTEQVLTNQALEILDVADIATKDTHQLHSTIERRKDVDVKIQTACERFAERMHDNFELMDSSLSTLKEKQDSCTKMLLEEFANTSNAHKKLVNESGMKIQKVNDLCKESLASTSTIIEKCSQALGDASSEQKIKLTNLFKELESKQIEMIAQMQEKLQDLVRYTEQQKANTEKMCKTVVENLQEKSQNLQAHTQKLTECIAETKQISETSIQHLALMHVEIENERTAAAEERTIMEEIIEKLKNLKEKSYTSRRTRADAINTLTVKLEDNIYSTIERLEQSSTFAQNHCEESCNENVATQQEFEKQTAETLKCNEQQSTAETTLKEQLSSMQQDGCVRIVEFTTTAATHLECTQKTLGTYVDEVKRARVESESKLDEATNDVKASLTEDAHRFKQHVAVTSGLINASQQNVLNYANTYKEQMGTCVNDVDKFKQSELKTYAPTGATPSKRNFVYPRSLASTSPHIDIVKRFRQENEWSDLDTTAPIDEGSEDEHELKNSVQEISQAEMLLNSTPIDLTNVVTPQPNNAANKKLNAILSKKQLRNSNSLSSGSSPRKPSPAHNSSAPTSRANKENLS